In Pectobacterium aroidearum, the following are encoded in one genomic region:
- a CDS encoding MASE1 domain-containing protein has protein sequence MRRLHVIGMTLFLAFFYSLTWLALWTISFYLSNNGQQAALLLPQGLRLALMILLPRKYWPTLLLSEIAIQSWLISEQLMTRSLLLLSPFLSLIPAIITHKIWHRHTLYWQRLLLLLAALTLNTILHGIAIGPWLHSQLTQTLLATFTGGVLLIPFIYLLYEYIKQQHLQTLLAQEIPDPPLRTSLLIWCSLFFSIGVCLQMAFTPEMERLLLIFVFLPNVVMAYKFGWQGGVLSAVLGSLMIAVTRQVSGAFDDLRELELFLSTQALLGIGLGIAISRQQQLAQRLQRYRQQLEQELKTRRRLMERIIHTEEAVRKDIARELHDDIGQNITAIQIQAMLVKHSAPADAAQHAAGQISELSRRIHHTTRQLLRQLRPPVLDEMVLDKALHHLADEFAFAARGIQFQLDYQLPTPPHDDVVVFTLYRLVQELLNNINKHASATQIMVRLSQQDDMITLDVIDNGVGIAQKDRANPTSGGFGLRGIEERVQALGGNWLVKAATHGESTAPRGTHIIVNLPTKFKQKDD, from the coding sequence ATGCGCCGTCTGCACGTCATCGGTATGACGCTGTTTTTGGCCTTTTTCTACAGCCTGACCTGGCTGGCGCTGTGGACCATCAGTTTCTATTTAAGCAACAACGGCCAGCAGGCAGCGCTGTTGTTACCGCAAGGGTTACGGCTGGCGTTGATGATTTTGCTGCCGCGCAAATACTGGCCGACCTTACTGCTTTCCGAAATCGCTATCCAGAGCTGGCTTATCAGCGAGCAGCTCATGACGCGTTCACTGCTACTGCTTTCCCCGTTCCTCAGCCTGATTCCGGCCATCATCACGCACAAAATTTGGCATCGCCATACACTTTATTGGCAACGCCTGCTGCTATTGCTGGCGGCGCTGACGCTCAACACGATTCTGCACGGCATCGCCATTGGCCCCTGGTTGCATTCGCAGCTGACGCAGACGTTGCTGGCCACGTTTACCGGTGGCGTCCTGCTGATTCCGTTCATCTATCTGCTGTACGAATACATCAAGCAGCAGCATTTGCAGACGCTGCTGGCACAGGAGATCCCCGATCCGCCGCTGCGTACCTCGCTGCTGATTTGGTGTTCGCTGTTTTTTTCTATCGGCGTTTGTCTGCAAATGGCGTTCACACCCGAGATGGAACGTCTGCTGCTGATCTTCGTTTTTCTGCCCAACGTGGTGATGGCGTATAAATTCGGCTGGCAAGGCGGCGTACTCTCCGCCGTACTCGGCAGCCTGATGATTGCCGTCACGCGTCAGGTGAGCGGCGCGTTCGACGATCTGCGCGAGCTGGAGCTTTTTCTCTCCACACAGGCGCTGCTTGGTATTGGGCTGGGGATCGCTATCAGCCGCCAGCAACAGCTGGCACAGCGGCTACAGCGCTATCGCCAGCAGTTGGAGCAGGAGTTGAAAACCCGACGGCGGCTCATGGAGCGCATCATTCATACCGAAGAGGCCGTACGCAAAGACATCGCGCGCGAGCTGCATGATGACATCGGCCAAAACATCACCGCGATTCAGATTCAGGCCATGCTGGTAAAACACAGTGCACCTGCCGATGCCGCCCAGCACGCGGCCGGACAAATCAGCGAGCTGTCGCGACGCATTCACCACACCACGCGCCAGCTTCTACGCCAACTACGCCCACCGGTGCTGGATGAGATGGTGTTGGATAAAGCGTTGCATCATCTGGCGGATGAATTCGCCTTCGCAGCGCGCGGCATTCAGTTTCAGTTGGATTATCAGCTCCCCACGCCCCCGCATGATGACGTGGTGGTTTTCACTCTTTACCGGCTGGTGCAGGAACTGCTGAATAACATCAACAAACACGCCAGCGCTACGCAGATTATGGTTCGGCTTTCGCAGCAGGATGACATGATCACGCTCGACGTCATTGATAACGGCGTGGGCATTGCACAAAAAGACAGGGCCAATCCCACAAGTGGCGGTTTCGGCCTGCGGGGTATCGAGGAGCGCGTTCAGGCGCTGGGTGGCAATTGGCTGGTGAAGGCCGCAACCCACGGTGAATCCACCGCGCCGCGTGGCACGCACATAATTGTTAACCTGCCCACAAAATTTAAACAAAAAGACGATTAG
- the nlpA gene encoding lipoprotein NlpA → MMKKWRIALVAGMVTAAMALTACDNASNSANHIKVGVINGAEQDVADVAKKVAKEKYGLDVELVGFSGSLLPNEATDKGDLDANVFQHRPFLEQQNREHGYKLVAVGNTFVFPMAGYSKKIKNINDLKDGDTIAIPFDPTNLGRALLLLEKTGLITLKPDTGLLPTVLDITTNPHNLRIMEVEGAQLPRLLDDPKVTVAIISTTYIQQTGLTPTKDGIFIEDKESPYVNIIVTREDNKEAENVKKFIQAYQSDEVEQAANRIFNGGAVKGW, encoded by the coding sequence ATGATGAAGAAATGGCGTATAGCGCTGGTGGCGGGAATGGTCACGGCGGCGATGGCGTTGACCGCATGCGATAACGCAAGCAATTCTGCCAACCACATTAAAGTCGGTGTGATTAACGGCGCAGAACAGGATGTCGCCGATGTGGCGAAGAAAGTGGCAAAAGAAAAATATGGCCTTGATGTTGAACTGGTCGGGTTTAGCGGTTCGCTATTGCCTAACGAAGCGACGGATAAAGGCGATCTGGACGCAAACGTCTTTCAACATCGCCCCTTTCTGGAACAGCAAAATCGCGAACACGGTTATAAACTGGTGGCGGTAGGGAATACCTTTGTTTTCCCGATGGCGGGTTATTCGAAAAAGATAAAAAATATCAACGATCTGAAAGATGGCGACACTATCGCGATTCCTTTCGATCCCACTAATTTGGGTCGGGCACTGTTATTGCTGGAAAAAACCGGATTAATTACCCTGAAGCCTGATACGGGTTTATTGCCTACGGTACTGGATATCACCACCAACCCGCACAACCTGCGTATTATGGAAGTAGAAGGTGCGCAACTGCCACGTTTATTAGACGACCCGAAAGTGACGGTGGCGATCATTAGCACCACCTATATTCAGCAAACGGGCTTAACGCCAACGAAAGACGGTATTTTTATTGAGGATAAAGAATCTCCGTATGTGAATATCATTGTTACCCGTGAGGATAATAAGGAGGCGGAGAACGTGAAGAAATTTATTCAAGCCTACCAGTCCGATGAGGTTGAACAGGCTGCTAACCGTATTTTTAATGGTGGTGCAGTAAAAGGATGGTAG
- the uhpC gene encoding MFS transporter family glucose-6-phosphate receptor UhpC, whose translation MQAPMFSTGQDSTGQLSPTQISQRYRYWRPRLLISMVIGYATFYLTRKSINFVMPVMQLELGLSKGDIGLLGTLFYLCYGASKFISGIVCDRSQVRWFMGVGLMITGVLNILFMYCQSLTGLLIVWALNGFFQGWGWPPCARLLSSWYSRNERGLWWGCWNTSINIGGAAVPLLAGYLASEWGWQAALLVPGIIGIVIGLWLCWQLCDKPQQQGLPSVGQWRRDALEIRQEQQSPPMPMRQILRDAILRNRTIWLLGFSYILVYLIRIALNDWGNIWLSESHGFNLLSANATLSLFELGGLLGALFAGWGSDLLFRGQRAPMILLFALGLFLTMTALWLAPIHHYSLLAACFFSIGFFVFGPQMLIGLAATEYSHKDAAGTVTGFLALFAYLGAALAGWPLAQVLQHYGWSGFFTLLALASACIGLLLMPLLMAGVSRRERLMTSK comes from the coding sequence ATGCAGGCACCCATGTTTTCTACGGGACAGGACTCAACGGGACAGCTTTCACCCACACAAATCAGCCAGCGCTATCGCTACTGGCGGCCGCGGTTGCTGATTTCCATGGTCATCGGGTACGCCACGTTCTACCTGACGCGCAAAAGCATCAACTTTGTCATGCCGGTGATGCAGTTGGAATTAGGGTTAAGCAAAGGCGATATCGGTCTGCTGGGGACGCTGTTTTATCTCTGTTACGGCGCCTCCAAGTTTATTTCCGGCATCGTGTGCGATCGCAGTCAGGTGCGCTGGTTTATGGGTGTCGGGCTGATGATTACCGGGGTGCTGAACATTCTGTTCATGTACTGCCAGTCGCTCACCGGATTACTGATTGTCTGGGCGCTGAACGGGTTCTTTCAGGGATGGGGTTGGCCCCCTTGCGCCAGACTGCTGAGCAGTTGGTATTCGCGCAATGAGCGCGGTCTCTGGTGGGGATGCTGGAATACGTCGATCAATATTGGCGGCGCAGCGGTTCCCCTGCTCGCAGGCTATCTGGCCTCCGAATGGGGATGGCAGGCAGCGCTGCTGGTGCCGGGCATCATCGGCATTGTGATTGGTCTGTGGCTGTGCTGGCAGCTGTGCGACAAACCCCAGCAACAAGGTTTGCCCAGTGTCGGCCAGTGGCGGCGCGATGCGCTGGAGATTCGTCAGGAGCAGCAGAGTCCGCCGATGCCGATGCGTCAGATTTTGCGTGATGCGATTCTGCGTAACCGCACCATCTGGCTGCTCGGGTTCTCCTACATTCTGGTGTACCTGATTCGTATCGCACTGAATGATTGGGGAAACATCTGGCTGTCGGAGAGCCACGGCTTCAACCTCCTCAGCGCGAACGCCACGCTGTCGCTGTTTGAACTGGGTGGATTGCTGGGGGCGCTGTTTGCCGGTTGGGGGTCGGACCTGCTGTTTCGTGGTCAGCGCGCACCGATGATTTTGCTGTTTGCCCTCGGGCTGTTTTTAACCATGACCGCGCTGTGGCTGGCACCAATTCATCACTATTCGCTGCTCGCGGCCTGTTTCTTCAGTATCGGTTTTTTTGTTTTTGGACCACAGATGTTGATCGGTCTGGCTGCGACGGAATACAGCCATAAGGATGCCGCAGGCACGGTGACAGGTTTTCTGGCGTTGTTCGCCTATCTGGGGGCGGCGTTGGCAGGCTGGCCGCTGGCACAGGTGCTGCAACACTACGGATGGTCGGGATTTTTTAC
- a CDS encoding efflux RND transporter periplasmic adaptor subunit encodes MESEIDKRQRKLWLGLLLVLGALGIVIAVWGEGLFFSQTEFANRHSVEVTYADIDDVVTAAGQVSPMQYVDVGVQVSGQIQHIAVAVGSIVKKGQLVAQIDPELQIATVEANRALLDSQQAAIRQQAAQLTLAQRQNARQRKMWMEGAASEQDMQISEANLRVAQAQLESLQAQIRQTESTLKGDKVKLGYTQIYAPIAGTVVSLQARPGQTLNAVQQTPVIMRIADLTKMTVSVRVSEADIPRLRIGMPVYFSVLGYPKARWTARLQQIMPAPQGSQDNTMNGGNIGGNPMMETVFYTALFDIDNVDGRLMSHMSAQVYLVVNAVKQAISVPISALTLRPDGQFQVEVIPPEGGRANAIPRLVQVGIKGPVLAQITSGLSLGEHVLLPPLPQIVESHPLW; translated from the coding sequence ATGGAATCAGAAATAGATAAACGACAGAGAAAACTATGGCTCGGCCTATTATTGGTATTAGGGGCGCTTGGTATTGTTATTGCGGTTTGGGGAGAAGGTCTATTTTTCAGCCAGACTGAATTTGCGAATCGCCATAGCGTTGAGGTTACCTACGCCGATATTGACGATGTGGTGACGGCAGCAGGGCAGGTAAGCCCGATGCAATATGTTGATGTTGGGGTTCAGGTTTCTGGACAGATTCAGCATATTGCTGTGGCGGTGGGATCGATCGTCAAAAAGGGGCAGCTCGTCGCGCAGATTGATCCGGAATTACAAATCGCGACGGTTGAGGCGAATCGTGCATTACTTGATAGCCAGCAGGCAGCTATTCGCCAGCAGGCGGCGCAGTTGACATTAGCGCAGCGCCAGAATGCCCGACAAAGAAAAATGTGGATGGAAGGGGCTGCCAGCGAACAGGATATGCAGATTAGCGAAGCCAACTTGCGGGTTGCACAAGCGCAGTTAGAAAGTCTTCAGGCACAGATACGCCAAACGGAGTCAACGTTAAAAGGAGATAAGGTCAAGCTAGGGTATACCCAGATTTATGCGCCAATCGCGGGTACGGTTGTGTCATTACAGGCTCGCCCCGGTCAAACGCTCAATGCAGTACAACAAACCCCCGTCATTATGCGGATTGCCGATCTGACAAAGATGACGGTATCCGTTCGTGTTTCTGAAGCGGATATTCCCCGTCTTCGTATCGGAATGCCTGTCTATTTCAGTGTTCTCGGTTATCCGAAAGCGCGTTGGACAGCCAGGTTACAGCAGATCATGCCTGCTCCCCAAGGGAGTCAGGACAACACGATGAATGGCGGAAACATAGGGGGGAACCCCATGATGGAAACGGTATTTTATACCGCCCTTTTTGATATTGATAACGTAGATGGCCGTTTGATGTCACACATGAGCGCTCAGGTTTACCTCGTTGTGAATGCGGTAAAGCAGGCTATTAGCGTCCCGATTTCCGCGTTGACGCTACGTCCCGATGGGCAATTTCAGGTTGAGGTGATCCCTCCAGAAGGCGGTCGTGCCAACGCGATTCCCCGTTTGGTTCAGGTGGGTATAAAAGGCCCTGTGCTGGCTCAAATCACCTCTGGGCTGAGTCTTGGTGAGCATGTTTTGTTGCCACCGCTGCCGCAAATTGTGGAAAGTCATCCCTTATGGTAA
- a CDS encoding AraC family transcriptional regulator ligand-binding domain-containing protein produces the protein MKNKEFIYSTMPTFLLRSISDELLNQGIDPERIFVGLPITLQDVNDPYVRIPVLHGQTIIQRALQLCQYDGFGLRIGANHTISTMGPLYFAFITSPTLHHVLDTGLKYQGLIHGLLHFSYKKEESRNFVLFAHSTFHQIDILTFLIEEAFSFLPRMIQEMSAKNMRLIKIDFSFPPPSYVEKYRKQFNCDLHFNQPHNALYFQESILQLPIPTHDHVNHKLMLAFLDQLLERYSVQKDIVNEVSLILHRTLEKPPMFDAIARQLAVSERTLRRRLAECGKTYLTLLDEIRKERALALLYTSRLSIEKIGLAVGFDDIRSFRRAFTRWTGKTPRQLRAQRHT, from the coding sequence ATGAAAAACAAAGAGTTTATCTATTCAACTATGCCTACGTTTTTATTACGTAGCATTAGTGATGAACTTCTCAATCAAGGAATTGATCCTGAGCGAATTTTTGTCGGCCTCCCTATCACATTGCAAGATGTCAATGATCCCTATGTCCGGATTCCAGTGCTTCATGGGCAAACAATTATCCAGAGAGCCTTACAGCTTTGCCAGTATGATGGTTTTGGGCTACGGATTGGCGCTAATCATACTATCTCTACAATGGGACCACTCTATTTTGCTTTTATTACTAGCCCAACGCTCCATCATGTATTAGATACCGGATTAAAATACCAAGGGCTTATCCATGGGTTACTGCATTTCTCGTATAAGAAAGAAGAGTCGAGAAATTTTGTATTATTTGCCCACAGTACATTTCACCAGATCGATATTCTGACCTTTCTCATTGAGGAGGCTTTTTCATTCTTGCCAAGAATGATTCAAGAGATGTCTGCGAAAAATATGCGTTTGATAAAGATAGACTTTAGTTTTCCTCCGCCTTCTTATGTTGAGAAATACCGGAAGCAATTCAACTGCGATTTACATTTTAACCAGCCGCATAATGCATTATATTTTCAAGAGTCTATTTTACAATTACCTATTCCAACTCATGATCATGTCAATCATAAGTTGATGTTAGCGTTTCTTGATCAACTGCTTGAACGCTATTCTGTTCAGAAAGATATTGTTAATGAGGTATCCCTTATCCTACATCGAACGCTGGAAAAACCGCCAATGTTTGATGCAATAGCCAGACAGCTTGCAGTAAGTGAACGTACATTACGGCGTCGACTCGCGGAATGCGGTAAAACGTATCTCACGCTGTTGGACGAGATACGTAAAGAGCGTGCCCTGGCATTGCTGTACACCTCACGATTATCAATAGAAAAGATTGGCCTTGCGGTGGGGTTTGATGACATCCGTAGCTTTAGGCGTGCATTTACTCGCTGGACCGGCAAGACGCCCCGTCAACTTCGTGCGCAGCGGCATACCTGA
- a CDS encoding pectate lyase: MAYPTTNLTGIIGFAKAANVTGGTGGKVVTVNSLADFKSAVSGSTKTIVVLGASLKTSALTKVVFGSNKTIVGSFGGANVLTNIHLRADASSSNVIFQNLVFKHDVSIKDNDDIQLYLNYGKGYWVDHCSWPGHTWSDNDGSLDKLIYVGEKADYVTISNCLFSNHKYGCIFGHPADDNNSAYNGYPRLTICHNYYENIQVRAPGLMRYGYFHVFNNYVNKFNLAFTVAQNANVISERNVFGTGAENKGMVDDKGNGSTFTDNGSSPAAVASKSPAAKWTASSNYSYSLMTTSAAKSWVVSNSGAQNSALKFPS, translated from the coding sequence ATGGCTTATCCAACAACGAATCTTACTGGGATTATTGGTTTTGCAAAAGCAGCAAATGTTACCGGAGGAACAGGCGGTAAAGTTGTTACGGTAAATTCTCTGGCCGATTTTAAATCAGCCGTCAGCGGTTCCACAAAAACGATTGTGGTCCTAGGCGCATCGCTGAAAACATCTGCGTTGACCAAAGTCGTATTTGGCAGCAATAAAACCATTGTCGGTTCTTTCGGTGGTGCCAACGTATTGACCAATATTCACCTGCGCGCAGATGCCAGTTCATCTAACGTTATTTTCCAGAATCTGGTTTTTAAACATGATGTTTCCATCAAGGATAATGACGATATCCAGCTGTATCTAAATTACGGTAAAGGATATTGGGTGGATCACTGTTCATGGCCTGGACATACGTGGAGTGATAACGACGGTAGCCTCGATAAGCTGATTTATGTCGGTGAGAAAGCGGATTACGTCACGATCAGTAACTGCTTATTCTCAAACCATAAATATGGCTGCATCTTTGGTCATCCGGCAGATGACAATAACAGCGCCTATAATGGCTATCCGCGTTTGACCATCTGCCATAACTATTACGAAAATATTCAGGTTCGTGCGCCTGGCCTGATGCGTTATGGTTATTTCCACGTATTCAACAACTACGTCAATAAATTCAACCTGGCCTTTACGGTTGCGCAGAATGCCAATGTTATTTCTGAACGCAACGTATTTGGCACCGGTGCGGAAAATAAAGGGATGGTTGACGATAAAGGCAATGGTTCAACCTTTACGGATAATGGCAGCTCACCAGCCGCCGTGGCAAGTAAATCACCTGCCGCTAAATGGACGGCGTCATCTAACTATTCATACAGTTTGATGACCACGTCAGCGGCGAAATCCTGGGTGGTTTCTAATTCCGGCGCGCAAAACAGTGCGCTGAAATTCCCATCATAA
- a CDS encoding response regulator transcription factor, whose translation MINVALVDDHIVVRSGFAQLLALENDIQVVGQYASAAQAWPHLLKQPIDVAVIDIAMPDESGLSLLTRLRQQRPQFRAIILSIYDTTAFVQSALDAGAGGYLTKRCGPEELVQAVRVVSSGGIYLCADALHAIRHQQQPPKELLALTPREREIFSLLINGISVKSIAEQLELSHKTVHVHRANILSKLQCESTVELVHFALQHQLLAGK comes from the coding sequence ATGATTAATGTGGCTTTGGTTGACGATCACATCGTTGTACGGTCTGGCTTTGCACAGCTTCTGGCATTAGAAAATGACATTCAGGTGGTTGGGCAATATGCCTCTGCGGCGCAGGCGTGGCCCCATCTCCTCAAACAGCCCATTGATGTTGCGGTGATTGATATTGCCATGCCGGATGAAAGCGGCCTGTCGTTATTAACCCGCCTGCGTCAACAGCGCCCTCAGTTTCGCGCCATTATTTTGAGCATTTACGACACTACCGCCTTTGTACAAAGCGCGTTGGACGCTGGGGCTGGCGGCTATCTCACGAAGCGCTGTGGCCCGGAAGAGCTTGTGCAGGCGGTTCGCGTGGTCAGCAGCGGCGGCATTTACCTGTGTGCCGATGCCTTGCACGCCATTCGCCATCAGCAGCAGCCACCGAAGGAACTGCTGGCGCTGACCCCACGCGAGCGGGAAATATTCAGCCTGCTGATTAACGGGATTAGTGTGAAAAGCATTGCTGAACAGCTCGAACTCAGCCATAAAACCGTCCACGTACACCGCGCCAACATTCTCAGTAAATTGCAGTGTGAATCTACGGTAGAGCTGGTGCACTTTGCACTCCAGCACCAACTGCTGGCAGGGAAATAG